The Aspergillus chevalieri M1 DNA, chromosome 5, nearly complete sequence genome includes a region encoding these proteins:
- the VMA11 gene encoding V-type proton ATPase proteolipid subunit (COG:C;~EggNog:ENOG410PMV0;~InterPro:IPR011555,IPR035921,IPR000245,IPR002379;~PFAM:PF00137;~TransMembrane:4 (o12-35i56-76o96-121i133-158o);~go_component: GO:0033177 - proton-transporting two-sector ATPase complex, proton-transporting domain [Evidence IEA];~go_component: GO:0033179 - proton-transporting V-type ATPase, V0 domain [Evidence IEA];~go_function: GO:0015078 - proton transmembrane transporter activity [Evidence IEA];~go_process: GO:1902600 - proton transmembrane transport [Evidence IEA]), translating to MSVSEYTPKFAPFFSFAGIASAMIFGSMGAAYGTAKAGIGISGVGTFRPDLIMKSLIPVVMSGIIAVYGLVIAVLIAGDMSPPLGTTPPTSLYTSFMHLASGLSVGLAGVAAGYTIGIVGDAGVRAYMQQSRVYVGMILILIFGEVLGLYGLIVGLILNSKSKP from the exons ATGTCAGTCAGCGAGTACACCCCAAAGTTCGCgcctttcttctccttt GCAGGAATTGCGTCTGCA ATGATTTTCGGGT CAATGGGAGCAGCATATGGGACAGCTAAGGCCGGGATTGGTATCTCGGGTGTCGGGACGTTCAGACCGGATCTGATCATGAAG TCCCTGATCCCCGTCGTCATGTCCGGTATCATCGCAGTTTACGGTCTCGTTATTGCGGTTCTCATCGCAGGAGACATGTCCCCACCGTTAGGAACAACACCACCCACCAGCTTGTATAC ATCATTCATGCATCTCGCATCGGGACTGTCGGTTGGTCTTGCAGGTGTGGCCGCAGGATATACCATTGGGATTGTCGGAGACGCG GGTGTTCGCGCGTATATGCAACAGTCCCGGGTCTACGTTGGAATGATTCTTATCTTGATTTTTGGCGAAGTTCTGGGTCTCTACGG TTTGATTGTCGGTCTGATTTTGAACTCTAAGAGCAAGCCTTGA
- the PKA2 gene encoding cAMP-dependent protein kinase (COG:T;~EggNog:ENOG410PGKH;~InterPro:IPR017441,IPR008271,IPR000961,IPR000719, IPR011009;~PFAM:PF07714,PF00069;~go_function: GO:0004672 - protein kinase activity [Evidence IEA];~go_function: GO:0004674 - protein serine/threonine kinase activity [Evidence IEA];~go_function: GO:0005524 - ATP binding [Evidence IEA];~go_process: GO:0006468 - protein phosphorylation [Evidence IEA]) — translation MAAETVDPSTHKKVQGTAVPPKKPESGGSQDAHEREKQMVGSVHPPHQRHLNPFTVADRPDQKHLGVSAKNLKVADFALLRTLGTGTFARVWLARLKADERKDRVYALKILRKADVIKLKQVEHVRNERKTLAAVSGHPFVTTLIASFSDAESLYMLLDYCPGGEIFSYLRRARRFNEPTSKFYAAEITMTIEFLHDMEGIAYRDLKPENILLDADGHIKLVDFGFAKELGDRETYTLCGTPEYLAPEVIHNSGHGLAVDWWALGILIYEFLVGQPPFWDQNPMRIYEQIVQGRLRFPQNIMSPAAQNIVSLLCKTNPTERLGYISGGSARVRSHPFFEGIKWDDLYHRRIKGPIIPRVDHPADTGNFEEYPDPPVNNLTPYTDDLKSKYEPLFADF, via the exons ATGGCTGCGGAAACCGTCGACCCTTCGACACATAAAAAGGTGCAAGGAACAGCTGTCCCTCCCAAGAAACCGGAGTCGGGAGGATCCCAAGATGCCCATGAGAGGGAAAAGCAGATGGTGGGCTCCGTGCATCCGCCGCATCAACGACACCTGAACCCCTTTACTGTCGCGGATCGTCCGGACCAGAAACACCTGGGTGTGTCTGCGAAGAATTTAAAAGTAGCCGATTTCGCGCTTTTACGAACACTAGGGACGG GGACTTTTGCTCGAGTATGGCTTGCCAGATTGAAAGCAGATGAAAGAAAGGATAGGGTATATGCATTGAAAATACTCCGCAAGGCAGATG TGATCAAACTGAAGCAGGTCGAACACGTCCGCAATGAACGGAAAACACTTGCAGCTGTCTCCGGTCATCCTTTTGTGACGACTCTAATAGCATCGTTTTCTGACGCGGAAAGTCTATATATGTTG CTGGACTATTGTCCTGGGGGCGAGATATTTAGTTATCTACGACGAGCACGGCGATTTAACGAACCTACATCAAAGTTCTACGCTGCCGAAATTACCATGACAATAGAATTCCTGCATGATATGGAAGGGATTGCTTATCGGGACCTAAAGCCTGAAAATATTCTCCTTGATGCCGACGGCCATATTAAACTCGTCGATTTCGGTTTCGCGAAAGAACTAGGTGACCGTGAGACATATACACTATGTGGTACACCAGAGTATCTCGCGCCAGAAGTTATCCATAACAGTGGCCACGGACTTGCAGTGGATTGGTGGGCTCTAGGGATCCTTATTTACGAGTTCTTGGTTGGGCAACCGCCTTTCTGGGATCAGAATCCAATGCGCATATACGAGCAGATTGTCCAAGGTCGTTTACGCTTCCCGCAAAACATCATGTCCCCTGCAGCTCAGAACATCGTCTCCTTGCTCTGCAAAACCAATCCGACGGAACGACTGGGATACATATCGGGTGGCTCTGCAAGAGTAAGATCTCATCCGTTCTTCGAGGGCATTAAATGGGATGATCTCTATCATCGCCGTATAAAGGGCCCTATTATCCCGAGAGTCGACCATCCCGCAGACACAGGCAACTTTGAGGAGTATCCAGATCCTCCAGTGAACAACTTGACCCCATATACCGATGATTTGAAGTCAAAATATGAACCTTTGTTCGCCGATTTTTAA
- the OCH1 gene encoding glycosyltransferase family 32 protein (COG:G;~EggNog:ENOG410PII4;~InterPro:IPR029044,IPR007577,IPR039367;~PFAM:PF04488;~SECRETED:SignalP(1-26);~go_function: GO:0000009 - alpha-1,6-mannosyltransferase activity [Evidence IEA]), translated as MLTFRKSLIAAIFLVACILILRSSHSSSSSSSSLSSSIADIPPITPDKNLNEDNLPKKGTVQQLPIQPAPTASLRDRLRYHFPYDISNKFPAYIWQTWKYDPSSFWFIDDLRAPEASWTELHPGFVHQVITDDTQRHLIKYYFASIPEVVEAYEALPLAVLKADFFRYLVLLARGGIYSDIDTTALQPAPEWLPAELDQSTVGLVVGIEADPDRDDWQKWYSRRIQFCQWTIQAKPGHPVLRDIVAYITDEALRMKKLGVLNTKKMDKTVVEFTGPAAWTDAVFRYLNDPEYFKIDPETSRNVTYEDFTGQEDRRKVGDVVVLPITSFSPGVGQMGAMDIDDPMAFVQHDFEGTWKTDPSL; from the exons ATGCTCACTTTCCGCAAGTCGTTGATCGCCGCGATCTTCCTTGTCGCCTGTATTCTAATCCTCCGATCCTCCcattcctcctcatcctcatcctcatccttaTCCTCGTCGATAGCCGATATACCTCCAATAACTCCCGATAAAAACTTGAACGAGGATAACTTGCCAAAGAAGGGCACCGTCCAACAACTCCCCATCCAACCCGCGCCAACGGCATCCCTCCGCGACCGACTCCGCTACCACTTCCCCTACGACATTTCGAACAAATTCCCCGCCTACATCTGGCAGACATGGAAATATGACCCGTCCTCGTTCTGGTTCATCGACGACCTGCGCGCCCCCGAAGCTAGCTGGACAGAGCTGCATCCCGGTTTCGTCCACCAGGTCATCACCGACGACACCCAGCGCCACCTGATAAAATACTATTTCGCGTCTATTCCGGAAGTGGTGGAGGCATATGAGGCACTGCCGCTTGCTGTGCTCAAGGCGGATTTTTTCCGGTACTTGGTACTGCTTGCGCGTGGGGGTATCTACAGTGACATCGACACCACCGCCCTACAACCTGCGCCTGAATGGCTCCCCGCGGAACTGGACCAGTCGACCGTCGGCCTGGTCGTGGGTATCGAAGCGGATCCGGACCGTGACGACTGGCAGAAATGGTACTCGCGACGCATTCAGTTCTGCCAGTGGACTATTCAGGCCAAGCCCGGTCACCCTGTCCTCCGCGACATTGTCGCCTATATTACCGACGAAGCGCTGCGAATGAAGAAGCTAGGCGTGCTCAATACGAAGAAAATGGACAAGACTGTTGTTGAATTCACGGGTCCTGCGGCATGGACGGACGCCGTCTTCAGATACCTTAATGACCCGGAGTACTTCAAGATCGACCCTGAGACCTCGCGCAATGTCACCTACGAAGACTTTACTGGGCAGGAAGACCGACGCAAGGTCGGTGATGTCGTCGTCTTGCCGATCACGAGTTTCAGTCCTGGAGTTGGACAGATGGGGGCGATGGATATTGATGATCCGATGGCGTTTGTGCAGCATGATTTTGAAG GAACTTGGAAAACAGACCCTTCGCTATGA
- a CDS encoding glycoside hydrolase family 43 protein (CAZy:GH43;~COG:G;~EggNog:ENOG410PUF3;~InterPro:IPR023296,IPR006710;~PFAM:PF04616;~TransMembrane:1 (o50-72i);~go_function: GO:0004553 - hydrolase activity, hydrolyzing O-glycosyl compounds [Evidence IEA];~go_process: GO:0005975 - carbohydrate metabolic process [Evidence IEA]) produces the protein MPATALSRPFQSQDNPPSDNTQSMDPGSESQRPMPKKGSNGPSKWTGKRVAIVTLIVVMVVFTIVLVVTLPIELRPRSSYRVARVDPSYYNGANRPKRVLENFPDPGLLQVNGTWYAFGTNEANNDTEVPRVPVAISSDFLNWTKLESRQVLLPDGDWETDVNHWAPDAMQRDDGEFVLYYSGELKDWKRHHCVGVAVTNNTSPLGPYVPQNTPLVCPLDQGGAIDPSPFKDVDGKLYIVYKVDGNSIGNGGRCNNSKPPYKSVPIMLQELENNGTAPIGDPVQIFEHDSDEDGELVESPNLIRTAEGVYYLFYSSHCFISPEYDVKYATSPSIRGPYTRAKREFLRTGDFDLDGPGGATVSKDGTKMVFHANCDHERCMYVAGIHINSTALNVTLTSL, from the exons ATGCCGGCAACAGCGCTATCCCGTCCCTTCCAGTCACAAGACAACCCCCCCAGCGACAACACGCAGAGCATGGACCCGGGGTCCGAATCCCAACGTCCAATGCCGAAAAAGGGATCGAATGGGCCATCGAAATGGACGGGGAAACGGGTTGCAATTGTGACCCTGATCGTGGTGATGGTCGTCTTCACTATTGTCTTGGTCGTCACATTGCCCATCGAGCTGCGACCCCGGAGCAGCTACCGCGTTGCTCGCGTTGATCCCAGCTATTACAATGGAGCCAATCGTCCCAAACGTGTCTTGGAAAACTTTCCAGATCCTGGTCTGCTTCAGGTTAACGGTACCTGGTATGCCTTTGGGACCAATGAGGCGAACAACGATACGGAGGTACCGAGGGTGCCAGTCGCAATATCGTCAGACTTCCTCAATTGGACCAAATTGGAGAGTCGGCAGGTGCTACTGCCAGATGGCGATTGGGAAACTGACGTTAACCACTGGGCGCCGGACGCCATGCAGCGG GACGATGGAGAGTTTGTGCTCTACTATTCTGGGGAATTGAAGGATTGGAAGCGACACCACTGCGTTGGCGTTGCCGTCACGAACAACACGAGCCCCCTGGGCCCCTACGTGCCACAGAATACTCCCCTGGTCTGTCCCCTAGACCAAggtggtgccattgaccCCTCTCCATTTAAAGATGTCGACGGAAAACTTTATATCGTCTACAAAGTCGACGGGAATAGCATCGGAAATGGCGGAAGGTGCAACAACAGCAAGCCACCCTACAAGTCTGTCCCCATCATGCTGCAAGAACTCGAGAACAACGGTACTGCTCCTATTGGAGATCCGGTGCAGATCTTCGAGCATGATAGCGATGAAGATGGCGAGCTGGTCGAGTCCCCCAACCTCATCCGGACGGCGGAGGGTGTGTACTACCTCTTCTACTCTTCCCATTGTTTCATATCGCCCGAGTATGATGTCAAATATGCCACTTCACCATCAATCCGCGGCCCTTATACTAGGGCCAAAAGAGAGTTTCTCAGGACTGGCGATTTTGACCTCGATGGCCCTGGGGGCGCTACCGTATCAAAGGACGGAACAAAGATGGTTTTCCATGCGAATTGCGACCATGAGCGATGCATGTATGTGGCAGGAATCCACATCAACTCGACTGCGTTGAATGTCACCTTGACTTCCTTATGA
- a CDS encoding homoserine O-acetyltransferase family protein (COG:E;~EggNog:ENOG410PF9H;~InterPro:IPR000073,IPR008220,IPR029058;~MEROPS:MER0044357;~PFAM:PF00561;~go_function: GO:0016747 - transferase activity, transferring acyl groups other than amino-acyl groups [Evidence IEA];~go_process: GO:0009058 - biosynthetic process [Evidence IEA]) — protein MASFQNAARSASRRLLKQCETPTAFAGRNRFHLSQSSHLRRLHSLPPRNSQSTAASNPALSFPCLDAQEEKTARLSARSLESGPEPSYTTGHHERFHCEVPLLLDWGGVLPEFDVAYETWGTLNEDKSNAILLHTGLSASSHAHSTLSNPKPGWWEKFIGPGGPLDTNKYFIICTNVLGGCYGSTGPSSVDPSDGKRYATRFPILTVEDMVRAQFRLLDALGIQKLYASVGSSMGGMQSLAAGVLFPERINKIVSISGCARSHPYSVAMRHTQRQVLMMDPRWERGFYYDSIPPHFGMKLAREIATVTYRSGPEWEKRFGRKRADPSKQPALCADFLIETYLDHAGEKFCLEYDANSLLYVSKAMDLFDLGYEQQVETRKRRAEYERKITQGDKQLEQSDPACSLTLPEQPYEEQPSVTASIPSINESVFDKGDKNSEAPPEDLVRGLAPLKNHKVLVMGAASDILFPAWQQREIAATLQAVGNKNVEHVELGEDVSHFGHDTFLLDLKNVGGTVQRFL, from the coding sequence ATGGCTTCCTTTCAAAATGCAGCGCGCTCAGCGTCCCGAAGATTGTTGAAGCAATGCGAGACCCCGACCGCGTTTGCCGGAAGAAACCGATTCCACTTGTCGCAATCATCCCACCTGAGAAGACTACACAGCCTGCCGCCACGGAATTCCCAGTCCACAGCTGCGTCCAATCCTGCTCTTTCCTTCCCCTGTCTCGACGCCCAGGAAGAAAAGACCGCACGGCTTAGCGCACGATCTCTCGAGTCGGGACCGGAACCTTCGTATACCACGGGCCACCATGAACGATTCCATTGCGAGGTACCGTTGTTGCTGGATTGGGGTGGTGTCTTGCCAGAGTTCGATGTCGCGTACGAGACCTGGGGTACATTGAATGAGGACAAGAGTAATGCAATTCTTTTGCACACAGGACTTTCCGCATCGAGTCACGCTCACAGCACCCTATCTAACCCTAAGCCCGGTTGGTGGGAGAAGTTCATTGGGCCTGGTGGCCCGTTGGATACAAACAAATACTTTATTATCTGCACCAATGTTCTTGGAGGCTGTTACGGGAGCACAGGGCCTTCGTCGGTTGACCCGTCTGATGGAAAGCGATATGCCACTCGATTCCCGATCCTGACCGTCGAAGACATGGTGCGGGCTCAGTTCCGCCTGCTGGACGCGCTTGGTATCCAAAAACTGTACGCGTCAGTCGGATCGAGTATGGGTGGTATGCAGAGTTTGGCTGCCGGTGTTTTGTTCCCCGAGAGGATCAACAAGATTGTGAGTATCAGTGGGTGCGCACGTAGCCACCCGTACAGCGTTGCCATGAGACATACCCAGCGTCAGGTCCTGATGATGGATCCCCGCTGGGAGCGTGGTTTCTACTACGACTCCATCCCGCCGCACTTCGGAATGAAGCTTGCCCGTGAAATCGCAACGGTCACCTACCGTAGCGGACCGGAGTGGGAGAAGCGCTTTGGCCGCAAGCGCGCCGACCCCAGCAAGCAGCCCGCCCTCTGCGCGGACTTCCTCATCGAAACCTACCTCGATCACGCAGGCGAGAAGTTCTGTCTTGAGTACGACGCCAACAGTCTCCTCTACGTGTCGAAAGCAATGGACCTGTTCGATCTGGGCTACGAACAACAAGTCGAGACCCGGAAACGCCGGGCCGAGTACGAACGCAAGATTACCCAAGGTGACAAACAACTCGAACAAAGCGATCCCGCTTGCAGCCTGACTCTCCCAGAACAGCCCTACGAAGAACAACCCTCTGTTACCGCATCCATCCCATCGATCAACGAATCTGTCTTTGACAAGGGAGATAAGAACTCAGAGGCACCGCCGGAGGATCTTGTCCGCGGACTGGCACCTCTCAAGAATCACAAGGTGCTGGTCATGGGTGCTGCCAGTGATATCCTCTTCCCGGCTTGGCAGCAACGCGAAATCGCTGCAACGCTCCAGGCTGTTGGCAACAAGAACGTGGAGCATGTCGAACTTGGAGAGGACGTGTCGCATTTTGGGCATGATACATTCCTGCTTGATCTGAAGAATGTTGGTGGTACGGTGCAGAGGTTCCTGTGA
- a CDS encoding tRNA threonylcarbamoyladenosine dehydratase (BUSCO:EOG09261HB6;~COG:O;~EggNog:ENOG410PHJR;~InterPro:IPR000594,IPR035985;~PFAM:PF00899;~TransMembrane:1 (o15-36i);~go_function: GO:0008641 - ubiquitin-like modifier activating enzyme activity [Evidence IEA]), with protein MSWIQQHANSHQSRLAATAVLSGAAVAGAILGYQAIRREKAVHKLKASIPDINDSHHAEKLTEYGSAAATQLSKEDERSAALARRAQQGDYDDDLILEQLARNRVFLTDEGLAKLRSSFIIVVGCGGVGSHAAASLARSGVSKIRLIDFDQVTLSSLNRHALATLADVGTPKVHCIRKRLEQIAPWVNFDCQNELFGGSAADNLLGPWQGQKPTYVLDCIDNITSKVELLHYCHTNSIPVISAMGAGCKSDPTRVVVGDISLSTDDPLSRSTRRRLKALKISTGIPVVFSTEKPGPGKASLLPLAEEEFKKGDVGELSVLPDFRTRILPVLGTMPAVFGYTIANHVICDISGYPNDYNAGGKGRDKMYDGILAGMQGLHEKLARTEAGHDFVGLRLPISKDDVGFLVDDIWRGKSIVSGLPNRLQLILWEKPARGFGPDPAWEKEGQKFIPISLKDLVCLTKEEAIRHEREVLRGGKRPEDIYDEKTVQRAKERMKEAEFYENYR; from the exons ATGTCGTGGATCCAGCAGCACGCCAATTCTCATCAGTCACGGCTTGCTGCTACAGCTGTGCTCTCGGGAGCTGCTGTTGCAGGCGCCATACTTGGGTACCAGGCTATTCGACGAGAAAAAGCCGTGCACAAGCTTAAGGCTTCCATACCGGATATAAACGACAGCCATCATGCGGAGAAG CTTACAGAATATGGCTCTGCGGCTGCAACGCAATTGAGCAAGGAAGATGAGCGTAGTGCGGCTCTTGCGCGAAGGGCGCAGCAGGGTGACTACGATGACG ACCTAATTCTCGAACAACTCGCCCGGAACCGTGTATTCCTTACCGATGAAGGCCTTGCTAAGCTTCGATCATCTTTTATAATTGTCGTCGGATGCGGTGGTGTCGGGTCGCATGCAGCAGCCTCCCTCGCTCGCTCCGGTGTATCCAAGATCCGGCTTATCGATTTCGACCAAGTGACCCTCTCTTCGCTGAACAGACATGCCCTCGCGACACTGGCAGACGTGGGTACTCCGAAGGTGCATTGCATCCGCAAGCGCCTCGAACAAATCGCCCCATGGGTAAACTTCGATTGTCAGAACGAACTATTTGGGGGTTCTGCGGCAGACAATCTCCTGGGTCCGTGGCAAGGGCAGAAACCGACTTACGTGCTTGATTGTATTGACAACATCACCTCGAAAGTGGAGCTCCTGCACTACTGCCATACGAATTCGATTCCCGTGATCTCCGCCATGGGTGCCGGTTGCAAGTCAGATCCTACCCGTGTTGTGGTGGGTGATATCTCTCTTAGCACCGATGACCCTCTCTCACGCAGTACCCGTCGACGACTGAAGGCTCTCAAAATCAGCACTGGCATCCCAGTGGTTTTCTCGACTGAAAAGCCGGGCCCCGGGAAGGCAAGTCTACTTCCCCTCGCCGAGGAAGAATTTAAAAAGGGCGACGTGGGCGAGCTATCCGTTCTCCCCGACTTCCGGACCCGAATCCTCCCCGTCTTGGGCACTATGCCCGCAGTATTCGGATATACTATTGCGAACCACGTCATCTGCGACATCTCCGGCTATCCTAATGACTACAACGCCGGCGGCAAAGGACGGGATAAAATGTACGACGGCATCCTTGCGGGAATGCAGGGCTTGCATGAGAAGCTCGCCCGGACAGAAGCCGGTCATGACTTCGTTGGTCTTCGCCTACCAATTTCCAAAGATGACGTAGGATTTCTTGTGGATGATATCTGGCGCGGGAAGAGCATCGTTAGCGGTCTGCCTAATCGTCTGCAGCTGATTTTGTGGGAGAAACCCGCTCGTGGGTTCGGCCCGGACCCTGCATGGGAAAAGGAAGGGCAGAAGTTCATTCCTATTTCGCTGAAGGACCTCGTTTGCTTAACCAAAGAAGAGGCTATCCGGCATGAACGTGAGGTTCTTCGAGGGGGGAAGAGACCGGAGGACATTTACGATGAGAAGACGGTCCAGAGGGCgaaggagaggatgaagGAGGCTGAATTTTACGAGAACTACCGGTAA